CCGTCATGGTGGGCGCTCTCAATATGGGCGAGTACGCCTATGATTTTACAGGAGAAAACATTCACTATGGGCCTTCCCGCAATCCCCATGACCGTTTGCGGATGACAGGCGGGTCCAGTGGTGGCAGTGGTGGCGCCGTAGCGGCAGGCATGGTGCCCATCGCCCTGGGTTCTGACACCAACGGTTCCATTCGGGTGCCGTCTTCCCTCTGTGGTATTTTTGGACTGAAGCCGACCTATGGCCGCTTGTCCCGGGCTGGAGCCTTCCCTTTCTGTCCCAGTCTCGATCATATCGGTCCACTGGCACGCAGCGTGGTGGATCTCGCTCTCGCCTATGATGCCATGCAAGGGGCGGATGCTGCGGACCCCGTTTGTGCGGATAGGGCGATTGAGCCGGTCAGTGGAAGTCTGGCAGACGGTGTCGCCGGCCTGAAAATCGCCATTGCCGCCGGCTATTTCATGCAACAGGCGACGTCAGCAGCGGAGCAGGCGCTGGCGCGGGTCGCGGCGGCGCTGAATGTGACGGATCTCGTCGAAATTCCCGGCACCGCGCAGGCGCGTGCCGCCGCCTATCTCATCACCAATGCCGAAAGCAGCAATCTGCATCTGGATCGTTTGCGTCATCACGCCGCCGACTATGACCCGGATGTGCGGGATCGCATGCTGGCCGGTACGCTATTGCCCGCGTCCTGGAATATTCAGGCTCAGCGTTTCCGGCGCTGGTATCGGGCGGAAGTACTCAAGGTTTTCGCGCGCTATGACCTGTTGCTGGCACCGGCTACCCCCATGTCGGCGCCCGCCATCGGGCAGCGATATATGGAACTGGATGGGGAGCAAATGATGGTGCGACCGCATTTGGGGTTGTACACCCAACCCCTCTCTTTCATTGGCCTCCCGGTGGTGGTGGTGCCCGTAGCCAGCGCAGGGGAGATGCCTATCGGGGTCCAGATTATCGCCGCACCCTGGCAGGAGGCGCGAATATTTAAAGTCGCAAGAGAGCTTGAGTTGCACGGATTTACCAGTCCAATCCCCGCTCGCTAAGAGGAAAAATCCCATGGTTCACACCGAAATCAATGCGCCCGAAGTCTTACAAGAAATGCAGGCAGCTTTTTTTCGTTATGAAAAAGCATTGGTGGAAAACGACGTTCATGTATTGGACGAGTTATTTTGGAATAGTGTATACACGTTGCGCTATGGAGTGGCAGAAAATCTCTATGGCTATGCGGCCATTGCCGAGTTCCGGGCATCCCGTCCAGCCCCGGCGCTAAATCGGGAGTTGGTCAATACGACGATCACCACCTATGGACAGAGTTTTGCGACTGCCAACACGGAGTTCCGGCGCGAACAGGTGCATGGGCGACAAAGTCAGACCTGGATACGCACGCCAGATGGTTGGCGTATCGTCGCGGCGCATGTGAGCCTGATGCCGATGGCAACTTAGGCCGTAGCATGGATGCAGCCATCATTCTGGCGGGTGGCCGGTCCCGGCGCTCGGGGCGACAGCACAAAGCGTGCAGGCGTGTGCCCGGTGATGGCCGGAACTGGGTTGATCGGCAGGTGGATATCCTGCGGCAGGCGGGGTTCGCGCCGGTGTATCTGGTGACAGGGTACCGGCCACGGCGGATTTTGGCTTGCCTGCATCGTCGTGCCATGAAACGGCATAACTTTCGGGCAAGGCGTGGGCCTTTCTCGACGCTTCAGATGGGGCTGCATAAACTATCCGGCTCTGCGTTGGTGGTGCAGGTAGATACGACTTTGCCGCCCGTACCATGGCTCAGGCGGCTGCGGCGCATCGCACATGCTCGGAATATTGCGGCGGTAAGTCCGATAGATCGATGGTGTAGCGGCGGGCATCCGCTGATGGTGTCGCAGGGTTGGCTACAGTCGCTCTGCGCAGTACCTGTGGATGCAGCCGATGCAAGGTTAGATCGACAACTGGGTTATTTGTCGGCGGCAGAGCATATTCGCTTGCCGTGGAATCATTTTTTACGTTATTCCCGGCTGAACACCCGCCGGGAATGGTGTTCAGCGCGTCGCAAACTGAGGTCCATTCTGTGAAACGCGGTCAAGTCTCCTTGTCGGCGAGCTCGGAGGGGGGTGCCGTGAGTGCTCCGCACGCGCTGGCGGCCGAGGCCGGGGCCGCTATTTTGCGCAGCGGTGGTAATGCCATAGAGGCGGGTATCGCGGTGGCATCGACCCTCTCCGTGGTCTATCCCCACATGAACGGGCTGGGGGGCGATGGGTTCTGGCTGATCTCGGACGGCGATGCGCATACGGTACGCGGACTGGCCGCCGCGGGTCCATCAGGACGACACTATTCGGCAGCGCTGTTTCATGAACGTGGGCTGCGCGAGATTCCGTTCCGTGGCGGCTTGTCCGCTTTGACAGTGCCGGGTGCGGTGGGCGGCTGGGGAGCAGCATTTGGGTTCTCCAAGGATCGCTGGCGGGGCTGTAAATCCTGGTCCGATTTGCTGGAGAGCGCCTACTGCTACGCCGCCACCGGTTTTCGGCTCAGCCCTAACCAGAGCCATACCCTCACCA
This sequence is a window from Acidithiobacillus ferridurans. Protein-coding genes within it:
- a CDS encoding AtzE family amidohydrolase, encoding MKPEDDSFPQAQEIAQRVRSGEWRATEVVQDTLRHIHARNGEINAFTSVTEARALREAEAVDQKVARGEDPGPLAGVPFAVKNLFDLQGEITLAGSKINRKDAPAVADATAVRRLTAAGAVMVGALNMGEYAYDFTGENIHYGPSRNPHDRLRMTGGSSGGSGGAVAAGMVPIALGSDTNGSIRVPSSLCGIFGLKPTYGRLSRAGAFPFCPSLDHIGPLARSVVDLALAYDAMQGADAADPVCADRAIEPVSGSLADGVAGLKIAIAAGYFMQQATSAAEQALARVAAALNVTDLVEIPGTAQARAAAYLITNAESSNLHLDRLRHHAADYDPDVRDRMLAGTLLPASWNIQAQRFRRWYRAEVLKVFARYDLLLAPATPMSAPAIGQRYMELDGEQMMVRPHLGLYTQPLSFIGLPVVVVPVASAGEMPIGVQIIAAPWQEARIFKVARELELHGFTSPIPAR
- the hpxZ gene encoding oxalurate catabolism protein HpxZ encodes the protein MVHTEINAPEVLQEMQAAFFRYEKALVENDVHVLDELFWNSVYTLRYGVAENLYGYAAIAEFRASRPAPALNRELVNTTITTYGQSFATANTEFRREQVHGRQSQTWIRTPDGWRIVAAHVSLMPMAT
- a CDS encoding NTP transferase domain-containing protein, which codes for MDAAIILAGGRSRRSGRQHKACRRVPGDGRNWVDRQVDILRQAGFAPVYLVTGYRPRRILACLHRRAMKRHNFRARRGPFSTLQMGLHKLSGSALVVQVDTTLPPVPWLRRLRRIAHARNIAAVSPIDRWCSGGHPLMVSQGWLQSLCAVPVDAADARLDRQLGYLSAAEHIRLPWNHFLRYSRLNTRREWCSARRKLRSIL